One Ananas comosus cultivar F153 linkage group 1, ASM154086v1, whole genome shotgun sequence DNA window includes the following coding sequences:
- the LOC109714453 gene encoding pentatricopeptide repeat-containing protein At3g22690-like, with translation MAFKGNGNQAFKLFSKVIDHGVKPDGLAFVGVLTAYSHAGSVEEGCIFFHSMSNTYGFTPQIVHYGCLVDLLGRAASSSIHRDIEMAEYATKKVLELATEKSGAHVLLSNMYASTGRWNDVTKVRIAEMLSKMSEKASSTGYLPDLANVMLNVEEEEKEDLLSTSSQREDSYLAALIFCGYIIYDTDNLIKSYTYDEYVWAAVALYLNIINLFLSLLTLFRASDVVN, from the exons ATGGCTTTCAAGGGTAATGGTAATCAAGCTTTTAAGCTTTTCTCAAAAGTGATCGACCACGGTGTGAAACCTGATGGCTTGGCGTTTGTTGGGGTACTGACAGCGTATAGCCATGCGGGGTCAGTTGAAGAGGGTTGCATATTTTTCCATTCGATGAGCAACACTTATGGCTTCACCCCGCAAATAGTCCATTACGGTTGCTTGGTCGATCTCCTTGGTCGTGCTG CTTCTAGCAGCATTCACCGCGACATTGAAATGGCAGAATATGCAACAAAGAAAGTTCTAGAGTTGGCTACAGAGAAAAGTGGCGCTCATGTTCTTCTATCGAACATGTACGCTTCAACAGGACGGTGGAATGATGTTACAAAGGTGAG GATAGCTGAGATGCTCTCCAAGATGAGTGAAAAAGCTTCCAGTACTGGCTATTTGCCCGATCTGGCTAATGTCATGCTCAACGtcgaagaagaggagaaggaagatCTTTTGAGTACGTCTTCACAGCGAGAGGATAGCT ATTTAGCTGCGCTCATCTTCTGCGGGTACATCATCTACGATACGGACAACTTGATAAAGAGCTACACTTATGACGAGTACGTGTGGGCTGCGGTTGCTCTGTATCTCAACATCATCAACCTCTTCTTGTCACTTTTGACCCTTTTCAGGGCATCTGAC GTTGTTAATTGA